A window of the Miscanthus floridulus cultivar M001 chromosome 14, ASM1932011v1, whole genome shotgun sequence genome harbors these coding sequences:
- the LOC136505290 gene encoding zinc-finger homeodomain protein 9-like, translating into MLLSLGSGGAPGAAAAAALQRLQAPAAQQLTPSSTPPAGGAMPMPKKRFRTKFTAKLKQRMQELSERLGWRLQKRDKAIVDEWCRDIGVGKAVFKVWMHNNKHNFLGGHSASASAGAAPLQTPGGAAAPSSFNPSRINPPPTVLTLSPTSATGFNINGTASSAPTVTADHTDNAKGASSPQSA; encoded by the coding sequence ATGCTGCTCTCGCTTGGCTCCGGCGGCGCGCCCGGGGCTGCGGCGGCTGCCGCATTGCAGAGGCTACAGGCCCCAGCCGCCCAGCAGCTGACGCCGTCGAGCACGCCGCCCGCCGGGGGCGCGATGCCGATGCCCAAGAAGCGGTTCCGCACCAAGTTCACCGCCAAGCTGAAGCAGCGGATGCAGGAGCTGTCGGAGAGGCTCGGGTGGCGGCTGCAGAAGCGCGATAAGGCCATCGTCGACGAGTGGTGCCGCGACATCGGCGTCGGCAAGGCCGTCTTCAAGGTCTGGatgcacaacaacaagcacaactTCTTGGGCGGCCACAGCGCCTCCGCCTCCGCAGGCGCCGCGCCGCTACAAACCCCAGGCGGCGCTGCTGCACCGTCGTCATTCAACCCGTCCAGGATCAACCCTCCCCCTACCGTCCTCACCTTGTCCCCGACCAGCGCCACCGGCTTCAACATCAACGGCACCGCCTCCTCGGCGCCCACCGTCACCGCCGACCACACGGACAACGCCAAAGGAGCTTCATCGCCGCAGTCCGCTTAA